The Zonotrichia albicollis isolate bZonAlb1 chromosome 6, bZonAlb1.hap1, whole genome shotgun sequence genome window below encodes:
- the LOC113460539 gene encoding DNA polymerase delta subunit 4: protein MSRRAMEQPRRITDSFPRRRRRRGPGRPPGRLKDRKDKDKDQDQDKAQLKVRECPRGPSQPPLDPALMEMLRRFDLSWEYGPCSGITRLQRWERAQELGLSPPGPIRDALLEHRDNPDVAYSLWHEYEL, encoded by the exons ATGTCGCGCAGGGCCATGGAGCAGCCCCGGCGCATCACCGACTCCttcccgcggcggcggcggcggcggggcccggggcgGCCCCCGGGCCGGCTCAAGGACAGGAAGGACAAGGATAAGGACCAGGACCAGGACAAGGCGCAGCTGAAGGTGCGAGAATGTCCCCGCGGCCCCTCGCAGCCCCCCCTGGACCCGGCGCTCATGGAGATGTTGCGGCGCTTCGACCTCTCCTGGGAGTACGGACCCTGCAGCG GGATCACCCGCCTGCAGCGCTGGGAGCGGGCACaagagctggggctgagcccccccGGGCCCATCCGTGACGCCCTCCTGGAGCACCGCGACAACCCCGATGTCGCCTACAG cctgtGGCACGAGTACGAACTGTGA